One genomic window of Arachis hypogaea cultivar Tifrunner chromosome 8, arahy.Tifrunner.gnm2.J5K5, whole genome shotgun sequence includes the following:
- the LOC112706634 gene encoding protein FAR1-RELATED SEQUENCE 4, with amino-acid sequence MTDTSVFMGTTILEPRNDMEFESHEAAYAFYKEYAKSAGFGTAKLSSRRSRASKEFIDAKFSCIRYGNKQQSDDAINPRPSPKIGCKASMHVKRRQDGKWYVYRFEKDHNHELLPAQAHFFRSHRSSDPPSNDVRMRRRKNSTTVSKLFSAYQNVDCLENFMKNQHDRGRSLILEPGHAQLLLELFMQMQEENPKFFYAVDLNEEHRLRNVFWVDAKGLEDYAYFSDVVSFDTTYFTSKYKIPLVLFIGVNHHIQPTLLGCALIADETVYTFAWLLQTWFIAMEERAPQVILTDQNEAIKAAVAAVLPGTRHYYCLWQILEKIPKQLDCLGTWHDSFMEKFNKCIYKSWTEDQFETRWWKLVDRFNLRDVTWVQSLYDDRAYWVPTFMRDISFGGFSTSSRSESLNAFFDNYVQVDTSLREFVEQYRVILGDRHEEEAKANFDAWHETPELRSPSPFEKQMLLVYTHEIYKRFQVEVLGAAACHLKRENTGVTETYSVKDFENNESYMVEWNTSNSDICCSCRSFEYKGYLCRHAIVVLQMSGVFSIPSKYILQRWTNAALSRHPIGEKLEEVQVKVRRFNDLCRRAIILGEEGSLSQESYYLALGAISEALKQCANLSNPVENETRADASATHVVCNDEEYQSIISSNNITPVPKINTSNKVARTLAACRNLGSTENGERNKEKVSQLEAACVKDGFQQVDPTDLTPPHTAIPMQFHSMIPALFHNHNVSPAQFHAHLHETHHTKDNV; translated from the exons ATGACGGATACTTCAGTTTTCATGGGTACCACAATTTTGGAGCCTCGGAATGATATGGAGTTTGAATCTCATGAGGCTGCATATGCATTTTACAAAGAATATGCTAAGTCTGCTGGGTTTGGTACTGCCAAGTTGAGCAGTCGTAGGTCTAGGGCATCCAAGGAATTCATTGATGCTAAATTTTCGTGTATAAGGTATGGTAATAAGCAGCAATCCGATGATGCCATTAATCCGCGGCCTTCTCCGAAAATTGGTTGTAAAGCAAGCATGCATGTGAAGAGAAGACAGGATGGTAAGTGGTATGTCTATAGATTTGAGAAGGATCATAATCATGAGCTTTTGCCTGCCCAAGCTCATTTCTTTCGGAGTCATAGGAGTTCTGATCCACCGAGTAATGATGTTCGGATGCGACGGAGGAAGAACTCAACTACCGTTTCTAAATTGTTTAGCGCGTATCAGAATGTTGATTGTTTAGAGAATTTCATGAAAAATCAACATGATCGTGGACGGAGTCTGATTTTAGAACCAGGGCATGCACAGTTGCTTCTTGAACTCTTCATGCAAATGCAGGAAGAGAATCCAAAGTTCTTCTATGCAGTTGATTTGAATGAAGAGCATCGACTGAGAAATGTGTTCTGGGTTGATGCTAAAGGCTTAGAAGATTATGCTTACTTTTCTGATGTTGTTTCCTTTGACACAACATATTTTACAAGCAAGTATAAAATACCATTGGTACTTTTCATTGGAGTAAACCATCATATTCAGCCAACATTGCTTGGCTGTGCATTGATTGCCGATGAGACTGTATATACTTTTGCTTGGTTGCTGCAAACATGGTTTATAGCAATGGAGGAACGAGCACCACAAGTTATTCTTACCGACCAAAATGAAGCTATTAAAGCAGCTGTTGCTGCTGTTCTTCCAGGAACACGGCACTATTATTGTTTGTGGCAGATTTTGGAAAAGATACCAAAGCAGCTTGATTGTTTAGGCACGTGGCATGATAGCTTTATGGAGAAGTTCAACAAATGTATATATAAATCATGGACAGAAGATCAATTTGAAACGAGATGGTGGAAGTTAGTCGACAGGTTTAACCTTAGAGACGTTACGTGGGTCCAATCCCTGTATGATGATCGTGCATATTGGGTGCCTACATTCATGAGAGATATTTCTTTTGGTGGCTTTTCTACTAGTTCTCGCTCAGAGAGTTTAAATGCTTTTTTTGACAATTATGTCCAAGTTGATACTTCATTGAGAGAATTTGTAGAACAGTACAGAGTTATTCTTGGAGACAGGCATGAAGAGGAAGCAAAGGCAAATTTTGATGCATGGCATGAAACACCTGAATTGAGGTCTCCTTCCCCTTTTGAAAAACAAATGTTATTAGTTTACACACATGAAATTTACAAAAGGTTTCAGGTTGAGGTTTTGGGTGCAGCTGCTTGCCATCTCAAGAGAGAGAACACTGGAGTGACTGAAACTTATTCTGTGAAAGACTTTGAAAACAATGAAAGCTATATGGTAGAATGGAACACGTCTAACTCAGATATATGTTGTTCATGTCGCTCATTTGAATATAAAGGCTATCTTTGTAGACATGCTATTGTTGTTCTACAAATGTCTGGTGTTTTCAGCATCCCATCAAAGTATATATTGCAGAGATGGACCAATGCTGCTTTGAGCAGGCATCCTATTGGTGAAAAGCTGGAAGAGGTTCAAGTCAAGGTCCGGCGATTCAATGATTTATGTCGACGGGCCATAATATTGGGTGAAGAAGGTTCTTTATCACAGGAAAGCTACTATCTCGCTTTAGGTGCAATAAGCGAAGCTTTAAAGCAATGTGCAAATTTGAGCAACCCTGTTGAGAATGAAACAAGAGCTGATGCCTCAGCTACCCATGTTGTTTGTAATGATGAAGAGTATCAATCTATTATTTCATCTAATAATATAACCCCTGTTCCAAAAATTAATACAAGTAATAAGGTTGCGAGGACTCTTGCAGCTTGTAGGAATCTCGGAAGCACAGAAAATGGTGAACGAAATAAAGAGAAG GTTTCCCAGCTTGAAGCAGCATGTGTGAAAGATGGTTTTCAACAAGTG GATCCAACTGATTTGACTCCTCCACATACTGCCATCCCCATGCAGTTTCACAGTATGATTCCAGCCCTGTTCCACAATCACAACGTTTCACCGGCACagtttcatgctcatttacatgAAACTCATCATACCAAAGACAATGTATAA
- the LOC112706636 gene encoding uncharacterized protein has translation MGGVSCTRQTTPAAAALAVVLLVMCSAVTSCPPSDRAALLAFKAALHEPHLGIFNSWTGADCCNKWYGVSCDQETRRVADINLRGESEEPIFERAHRTGYMTGYISPKICKLKRLSSITIADWKGISGEIPRCITSLPFLRIIDLIGNQISGTIPSDIGRLHRLTVLNVADNAISGWMPPSLTNVTSLMHLDLRNNKISGPIPRAFGNLQMLSRALLSGNQISGPIPESLTRIYRLADLDLSRNLISGPIPSSLGKMAVLSTLNLDMNRLSGPIPVSLFSSGISDLNISRNSLDGKIPDAFGVRSYFTVLDLSYNKLSGPIPKSITSASYVGHLDLSHNHLCGPIPTGSPFDHLEASSFVFNDCLCGKPLNKPC, from the coding sequence ATGGGCGGCGTTTCTTGTACACGACAGACTACGCCAGCAGCTGCAGCATTAGCTGTAGTACTGCTCGTCATGTGCTCCGCCGTGACTTCGTGTCCGCCGTCAGACAGGGCGGCGCTGCTTGCTTTCAAAGCCGCTCTCCACGAGCCTCACCTTGGAATCTTTAACTCGTGGACCGGCGCCGACTGCTGTAACAAGTGGTACGGCGTCAGCTGCGACCAGGAGACCCGCCGCGTCGCCGACATCAACCTCCGCGGCGAGTCGGAGGAGCCGATATTCGAGAGAGCACACCGAACTGGCTACATGACCGGATACATCTCTCCGAAGATCTGCAAGCTCAAGCGCCTCTCCAGCATCACCATCGCCGACTGGAAGGGAATCTCCGGCGAGATTCCTCGCTGCATCACCTCTTTACCGTTCCTCCGCATAATCGACCTAATCGGAAACCAAATCTCCGGCACAATCCCCTCCGACATTGGCAGACTCCACCGCCTCACCGTCCTCAACGTCGCCGACAACGCAATCTCCGGCTGGATGCCTCCGTCGCTAACGAACGTCACAAGCCTCATGCATCTCGACCTCCGTAACAACAAGATCTCCGGGCCTATCCCACGGGCCTTCGGAAACCTTCAAATGCTTAGCCGGGCCTTACTAAGTGGAAACCAGATCAGCGGGCCCATTCCTGAATCACTCACTCGAATTTACCGCTTAGCGGATCTAGATCTATCACGAAACCTAATTTCCGGGCCCATACCCTCATCGCTGGGTAAAATGGCGGTTCTCTCCACATTAAACTTGGATATGAACAGGCTTTCGGGGCCCATACCCGTGAGCCTGTTTAGTTCTGGAATAAGTGACTTAAACATAAGTCGTAACAGCTTAGATGGTAAAATCCCAGACGCGTTCGGTGTTAGATCTTACTTCACCGTTCTTGATTTGTCTTACAATAAGCTTAGTGGGCCCATTCCCAAATCCATAACTTCAGCTTCCTATGTGGGCCACTTGGATTTAAGTCACAACCATCTCTGTGGCCCAATTCCGACTGGCTCACCGTTCGATCACCTCGAAGCGTCGTCGTTTGTGTTCAACGATTGCCTCTGCGGAAAGCCCCTCAACAAACCTTGTTAA
- the LOC112706637 gene encoding uncharacterized protein, which produces MGFELVLVSMVLVLGCGGGEGKECTNQPTQTHTFRYHLLTSKNQTWKQEVMSHSRYHLTPIRNLSLNEEQEDDDWTMLFGRMKMKKEPEGLLKEVSLHDVRLHGGSIHGQAQNTNLKYLLMLDVDRLIWSFRKTCGLPTPGTPYGGWEDPTIEVRGHFVGHYLSASALMWASTHNEALKKKMSALVANLSICQQKIGTGYLSAFPSEFFDRFEAIQYVWAPYYTIHKIMAGLLDQHSIAENPQALKMVTWMVDYFYKRVRNVIRKYSIDWHYQTLNEETGGMNDVLYRLYSITGDPKHLLLAHLFDKPCFLGLLAVKANDIAQFHANTHIPVVVGSQMRYEVTGDPLYKEIGTFFMDIVNSSHSYATGGTSVNEFWSDPNRMTETLKEGNNEESCTTYNMLKVSRNLFRWTKEISYADYYERALTNGVLSIQRGTEPGVMLYYLPQGPGASKAISKFGWGTQFNSFWCCYGTGIESFSKLGDSIYFEEEGENPSLYIIQYISSSLNWKSAQIMLNQTVVPPSSMDSFLRISLTFSPTKKTSSTSSTLNLRLPTWTHIHGAKLTLNSDTLPLPSPGNFVSITRKWSGSDKLTLQFPIPLRTEAIKDDRPEYASIRAILFGPYLLAGHSTADWDIKTASNASITDWITPIPAIYNTQLFSFYQHFSGSSFVLTSLNNSLTMEKSPKPGTSLALHATFRIINIQAKHSSRLSTTLRDFIGKSVMLEPFDHPGTQVGSVFVLVAGLDGRNESISLESKSHKGCFVHSGMSSGKEVKIRCKSNSDADASSFNKDASFIARRGLRKYDPISFVAKGANRNFLLEPLLAFRDEHYTVYFNIQE; this is translated from the exons ATGGGTTTTGAATTAGTGTTAGTTAGCATGGTTTTGGTGTTGGGTTGTGGTGGTGGTGAGGGTAAAGAGTGCACAAACCAGCCTACACAAACACACACATTTCGTTACCATTTGTTAACATCTAAAAACCAAACATGGAAACAAGAGGTAATGTCACATTCACGCTATCATTTGACTCCAATAAGGAACCTGTCCTTGAATGAGGAACAAGAAGATGATGATTGGACAATGCTGTTTGGGAGaatgaagatgaagaaggaacCAGAGGGTTTACTGAAAGAAGTTTCGTTGCATGATGTGAGGTTGCATGGAGGTTCAATCCATGGTCAAGCACAGAACACAAACTTGAAGTATCTGTTAATGTTGGATGTTGACAGGTTGATTTGGAGCTTCAGGAAGACTTGTGGTCTCCCTACTCCTGGAACACCATATGGAGGCTGGGAAGATCCAACCATAGAAGTCCGGGGTCATTTTGTTG GGCATTATTTGAGTGCATCAGCTCTTATGTGGGCCAGCACACACAATGAAgcattgaagaagaaaatgtcagCACTTGTTGCAAATCTCTCTATCTGTCAGCAGAAGATTGGGACAGGATACCTTTCTGCATTTCCATCTGAGTTCTTTGATCGTTTTGAAGCAATTCAATATGTTTGGGCTCCCTATTATACCATTCACAAG ATCATGGCTGGCCTTTTGGATCAACATTCTATTGCTGAGAACCCTCAAGCTCTGAAAATGGTGACATGGATGGTTGATTATTTTTACAAGAGAGTGAGGAATGTGATCAGAAAGTACAGCATAGATTGGCATTATCAAACCCTGAATGAGGAAACTGGAGGAATGAATGATGTCCTTTACAGACTATATTCCATTACA GGAGATCCAAAGCATCTATTACTGGCTCATCTTTTTGACAAGCCATGCTTTTTGGGGTTGCTTGCTGTAAAG GCTAATGATATAGCTCAATTTCATGCTAATACACATATCCCAGTTGTTGTTGGATCTCAAATGCGATATGAAGTCACCGGTGATCCGCTTTATAAG GAAATTGGAACATTCTTTATGGATATTGTTAACTCTTCACACAGCTATGCAACTGGAGGAACATCAGTGAATGAGTTTTG GTCTGATCCAAATAGAATGACAGAGACCCTAAAAGAAGGAAACAATGAAGAATCATGCACAACTTATAACATGTTGAAG GTTTCGCGCAACCTGTTTAGATGGACTAAGGAGATATCATATGCTGATTATTATGAACGTGCATTGACAAATGGAGTATTAAGCATTCAAAGAGGAACAGAACCTGGAGTTATGTTATACTATCTTCCACAAGGTCCTGGGGCCTCCAAAGCTATATCAAAATTCGGTTGGGGAACTCAGTTTAACTCTTTCTGGTGCTGCTATGGAACCG GAATTGAATCATTCTCAAAGCTTGGAGATTCCATCTACTTTGAAGAGGAAGGGGAAAATCCTAGTCTTTACATCATTCAATACATATCAAGCTCATTAAACTGGAAATCTGCTCAAATCATGCTTAACCAGACAGTTGTTCCTCCATCTTCAATGGATTCCTTTCTCAGAATCTCACTCACTTTTTCTCCTACTAAG AAAACTAGTAGTACTTCATCTACTCTTAACCTTCGGTTACCAACTTGGACACATATCCATGGTGCTAAACTCACATTAAATTCTGATACTTTACCTTTGCCTTCTCCAG GAAACTTTGTGTCAATAACCCGGAAATGGAGTGGTAGTGACAAGCTGACCCTTCAATTTCCCATTCCCCTAAGAACAGAGGCCATCAAAG ATGACAGGCCTGAATATGCCTCCATTAGAGCAATTCTCTTTGGTCCCTACCTTCTTGCTGGACATAGCACTGCTGATTGGGACATTAAAACTGCTTCCAATGCTTCTATTACAGATTGGATTACTCCAATTCCAGCCATTTATAATACTCAGTTATTTTCATTCTACCAACACTTTTCAGGATCATCTTTTGTCTTAACAAGTTTAAACAATTCACTGACAATGGAAAAATCACCAAAGCCTGGGACTAGTTTGGCTCTTCATGCAACCTTTAGAATCATTAATATCCAAGCAAAACATTCCTCAAGGCTTTCAACTACACTGAGAGATTTTATTGGCAAATCAGTGATGTTAGAACCGTTTGATCATCCTGGAACACAAGTAGGTTCTGTTTTTGTTCTGGTAGcaggattggatggaagaaatgaaagCATATCCTTAGAATCCAAAAGCCATAAAGGGTGCTTTGTGCATAGTGGCATGAGTTCTGGTAAAGAAGTAAAAATAAGATGCAAGTCTAATTCTGATGCTGATGCTTCTAGTTTCAACAAAGATGCAAGCTTTATTGCTAGAAGAGGACTCAGAAAATATGATCCTATAAGCTTTGTGGCTAAGGGAGCAAATAGAAATTTTCTACTGGAGCCATTATTGGCCTTCAGAGATGAGCATTATACTGTTTATTTCAACATTCAAGAGTGA
- the LOC112706638 gene encoding serine/threonine-protein kinase UCNL-like has product MTCPASPELDLDNLKALKILGRGAMGTVFLVQHTTTATYLALKVVDKSSVDAKPDSDRRARWETQVLSRLSHPFLPSLLGTFETDHLLGWGVPYCPGGDLNVLRHRQVDSVFSPAVIRFYVAEILCALDHLHSMGIAYRDLKPENVLIQQTGHVTLTDFDLSRNLTLPKPKTVLITDPKASNRKHDTCHHQSRKGLKKPKSARVSPVSRRRRSFSAGERSNSFVGTEEYVAPEVVRGDGHEFAVDWWALGVLTYEMLYGRTPFKGKNRKETFRNVLMKKPEFIGKQTVLTDLISRLLEKEPSRRLGSVRGADEIKDHEFFRGLNWDLLTAEVVMRPPFIPSRDDEAHFTEKLIGGGAAGGVDVRDYFQRLKAPQSPSCELHRKNVSWGEF; this is encoded by the coding sequence ATGACGTGTCCAGCCTCGCCGGAGCTCGATCTCGACAACCTCAAAGCACTCAAAATTCTAGGCAGAGGCGCCATGGGCACCGTCTTCCTCGTCCAACACACAACCACCGCCACCTATCTTGCTCTCAAGGTGGTCGACAAGTCCTCTGTCGACGCAAAGCCAGACTCCGACCGCCGTGCCCGCTGGGAAACCCAAGTGCTGTCCCGCCTCTCCCACCCCTTCCTCCCTTCCCTCCTCGGCACCTTCGAAACAGACCACTTGCTTGGCTGGGGCGTTCCTTACTGCCCTGGCGGCGACCTCAACGTCCTCCGCCACCGCCAAGTGGACAGCGTCTTCTCCCCCGCCGTCATCCGCTTCTACGTGGCCGAGATCCTCTGCGCTCTCGACCACCTCCACTCCATGGGCATCGCCTACCGCGACCTCAAACCTGAAAACGTCCTCATCCAACAAACCGGCCACGTCACCCTAACTGATTTCGACCTCTCACGcaacctcactcttccaaaaccgAAAACGGTTCTCATAACTGATCCCAAGGCCTCTAACAGAAAACATGACACGTGTCACCACCAGAGCCGAAAAGGACTGAAGAAGCCTAAGTCCGCGCGAGTCAGTCCTGTTAGTCGCCGCAGGCGGAGTTTTTCCGCCGGAGAAAGGTCGAACTCCTTCGTCGGTACGGAGGAGTACGTGGCTCCGGAGGTGGTTCGCGGCGATGGTCACGAGTTCGCCGTCGATTGGTGGGCCCTAGGGGTGCTGACGTACGAGATGCTGTACGGAAGGACGCCGTTTAAGGGGAAGAACAGAAAGGAGACGTTTCGAAACGTGTTGATGAAGAAGCCTGAGTTCATCGGGAAGCAGACGGTGTTGACGGATTTGATCTCGCGGTTGCTGGAGAAGGAACCTTCTAGAAGATTGGGTTCCGTACGTGGAGCCGATGAGATCAAGGACCATGAGTTTTTCAGAGGTCTCAACTGGGACCTCCTGACGGCGGAGGTGGTCATGAGGCCGCCGTTTATTCCATCCAGAGATGATGAAGCCCACTTCACGGAGAAGCTGATTGGTGGCGGTGCCGCTGGCGGAGTGGACGTAAGGGATTACTTCCAGAGGTTGAAGGCTCCGCAGTCGCCTTCTTGCGAGCTTCACCGGAAGAATGTTTCGTGGGGAGAATTCTGA